One Aegilops tauschii subsp. strangulata cultivar AL8/78 chromosome 7, Aet v6.0, whole genome shotgun sequence genomic window carries:
- the LOC109767373 gene encoding uncharacterized protein codes for MEQALRDHAPARAAGRRPTRFTALELAAAEQLLHLSESSCSSGAAFTPLGSRTAASAACSSSSPPSVNAPPAATARDPVVGLGADHEEEDDEQEVGGRPRVSRRYRSVAELYDATDPAGARRRKGKAVAGGTTEERRK; via the coding sequence ATGGAGCAGGCCCTCCGCGACCACGCGCCGGCCAGGGCGGCGGGGCGCAGGCCGACGCGGTTCACGGCTCTGGAGCTCGCGGCGGCCGAGCAGCTCCTCCACCTCAGCGAGAGCAGCTGCTCCTCGGGCGCCGCCTTCACGCCGCTAGGATCGAGGACCGCCGCGTCGGcggcctgctcctcctcctcgcctcccTCCGTCAACGCTCCGCCTGCCGCAACCGCGCGCGACCCCGTCGTCGGCCTCGGCGCGGAtcacgaggaggaggacgacgagcaGGAGGTGGGCGGGAGGCCGCGCGTGAGCAGGAGGTACCGCTCGGTAGCGGAGTTGTACGACGCTACGGATCCGGCTGGAGCGCGCCGGAGAAAGGGCAAGGCCGTCGCCGGCGGCACAACGGAGGAGAGGAGGAAGTAG